cacacagtactacaatacacatttgtattaccatagtattactcattgagttcaatttttgttaaaaatataccctcggtcagctgccccaacaggttccgatataatacttgtctgggttataatTGGGTTATACagtacttgtctggtgtatgtatggggcggagctatcaaaacaggggtgggacccatttgggttaggggcgtgtttgttttggtgatttcaaatgtcaacattggctttcaaacaacggagaccccacctttaattgcCTCACTCCTCAAATcttatttgattttgatttgaaaGTAGGTCCACATCCTGTTATCTGACAACATCCTGCTGTGTGCTTCCTCACATATTTTCCAACCCGTAGATTCATTTCAAGTAATAGCATATTTTGTGGTTAATGGCCTGACATTAAACTTTATGAAAAATGCCTCAGGGAAGGGTGTGAGTTGTACTTTTGTATTTCACAGTTAAAAGATTTACGAATACATTACTCCAGCCGGGAAGTTTTCTATTCAGTAATGTTCACACAATACACAGTTCTGTAACATTCCATGCCCATAAGCATATCTATTTACCTCTTGGACTTCATTAGACAGATGCAGCATCTGAATGTCTCTTGCATTGTTTTTGAGATCTTCAGTCTGCATACTCATCCTCTTATGCTTCCATTCCTGCTGAATATTTCCTTTATGAAGGTCTTTGCACTCCACCATGTTGGTAATCGTCTCTTCTCCTAAAGCCTGAAAGATAAGTTCCATGTTCCACATTATTTGCAACCTGTATCATACTATGGTTCTGTTTTGATTCTCAAGAAATGAAATGGCAATATGCATAAGTAGCAAGAGAAGGGAAGTTAACTGTAGTTAGACTGATTACCCTGATGGAGTTGTTCAAGTCCTCCACAACACTGCAGTGGAGCAACCAGGAGTCTGAGTATTCTGCAGTAAAGTCTCCAGTCTCCAACTCAACATGGCCCTGTTTTAACAGGAGCTGGACCATAACGTTGCTGCTGAACCTCAACCTCTCTTCTCGTAGGCTGaagaaaatgttacatttacatatataaatactacagtatgttttgaaatgtttgcaaaaatgttttacatcatGATAATGAATGACTATTAAAATATTTCCAGATAACATTCATTTCTTACAAATTAAGATGATCAACAAGGTTCTTGATTTCCATTTGTGCTTTCTCCTCCTCGTCTATTCTCTTCTGCAGAAAAGTCTGCATCTCTGCTAAAATCAATGCCTTCTTTTTCACCTGACACAAAAAGTATACAGAACATGTTGATTTGGCTTTATTTTGAGTGGGATGATTTAGATCACTGCATTCTTCCATTATTTTTagttcaaatttaaattttctaTATTCACAGAAATCATGGAGAAGTCAAAGTGATGGCAGATTTCTAAAACTAGATGACcacttttttaataacaattttgTTAAGGAAGGAATTCTCAGCAAACGTGTGCACCTTAGTAGCCATCatgtagattatttttttaccttctgctcACTCTCCACTTTGGTTCTTCTGGCCAGACAGAATCTCTCCCACACGACTGGGTCCAGAACCTCTGGCATGTTCTGTGGTGAATCTAACTCCTCCATGGCCTTTACCATCTTAGAAGGTCCTTCTGTTGCTGCTTGACTCAACACATGAGAGTCCTTTAACAATTCTGTCTTGTCTGACTGTGTCCTGATAATCTGAATCCTGAGAAGGAACATCTTGTTCTGTcactcttgtctcatttaaccaaaTGGTAGTCAGGACTAAATGACTCTATAGTCACATCTGAAGCAATATCATTCTACATTCTGAAGCAATATCATTCTACATTCTGTGCCACTATGAGTGGcagccagaggtgggagtaagtcacacatgtgcaagtcacaagtaagtctcaagtcatgaatgtcaagtcaaagtcaagtcgagtcctttttttaatattcgtcaagcaagtctcaagtctcaaatttgcgacttaagtctgactcgagtcaagtcgagtcccccatctctgagttaTTTAACTCAAGttcgagtcaagtctcaagtcatgaatgtcaagtcaaagtcaagtcgagtctttttttaatatttgtctagcaagtctcaagtctcaaatttgcgacttaagtcaaATGACTCGaatcccccatctctggtgGGAGTCTGCCAATGTTACTTTTAATTAGgacatttatttaatgcatGAATTTATTTTGCATGAATCTTGCATAGCTAATCATCTTCTTGTTCTATACGTACTCAGGTTTGGGTTATACATGATGTCAGTGGGGAAAATTACTTCATCATTGTGAGAACACATTGTGTTTTTTCCCTAATCTTTTTCCCAATAGATGAGTCATATCCAATGTGtccatgatagatagatagatagatagatagatagatagatagatagatagatagatagatagatagatagatagatagatagatagatagatagatagatagatagatagatagatagatagatagatagatgacagTTATTTGTATTGTATAGAGTAAATGGTTAAAAAGCTTAAATGCGTATTTTTTGCCTGTAGAAGGATCTCAATTTTTGAAATTACCTGGGTCTGCGCTTGTAAAGCTTGTACAGTTGGTCAACAATGTGTCCAGGGACTTCAAAAAACTCTTTGCGAAATCCACTGTCAAGAAGCTGTCAAAAGGACAAAAGATGTCAGACGCTGTCTGATATTACAGTGATGAATCATAATACTATGGTAAGCATAGAGGTAGTGATGTTCTTACTTTATCTTCTGCTACTGCGTCCTCATATGTCTCCCGAAAGGCCTCTACAtcctctctgagatcattcaaAGTTTCCACAATTTGATTCTGCCAAAAGAAAAGTGAGTCATACATGAAAGcattttactcattttctaccgcttatctgaactacctcgggtcacggggagcctgtgcctatctcaggcatcatcatgcatcaaagcaggatacaccctggacggaggtacagacacactcattcactcacgcactcatacactacggacaattttccagagatgccaatcaacctaccatgcatgtctttggaccgggggaggaaaccggagtacccggaggaaacccccgaggcatggggagaacatgcaaactccacacacacaaggcggaggcggaaactgaaccccccaaccctggaggtgtgaggcgaacgtgctaaccactaagccaccacccCCATGAAAAAATCATAGCCAATATAATTAACATGCCAAACAAGTATCTTCATGCACACTTCTCACTCTTTTGTTCACGGCACACTACACCCAAATGAGCTGGACAGCTGACAACAGAAATGGAACCAAACAAACTGTACCTTAACAGTTTGTGCCTTCTCCAATCTGGAAATCAGCTCTTCCTCCATGTCCAGCATCTCTTCCTCAATTATTATGGAATGGAACAGACTGGTTATCTTTAGTTCTTCCTGAGGTACAAAAGTTATTATCCATAACATAGTAGTGTAGGTTTATGTATCATGCCTTTGAGGTAATTACTTCTTCCCTAAATGTACTTGCCTGGTATACGGACATTTCTGATTTCACTTTCCTTTCAAACAGCTTACTCAAGATTTCATCAAAGGCATGGGTGCCATCATTAATGGATGCCTGCAGTTTCTTCATTTCTGCCTCCAAGGTCTGGAGCCAAGAGTGACAAATGTTCAAATATAATAACGTCCCTATATACTATTAAAACTTAAAACGTTAATCTGCTATGGATAGTATAATTTCACAGTGCATATGACAGTGCTGCATTTGATCATGTGTCTAGTAATGAAATTGTTATAGAGCTTACCTAATTCAAATAATACTTAATACACAGgaacataattatatatttgcTATGAGACTAATTTAATAGATAATAAATCACACCTTTCTatatttctccttttcttcACTGAGCTCCTTCAATTTTCTTTGATGCTCTTTGTaatttcttctttcctcctctGTCCACTGGAGCTCAGGCTTAAGTACGTACTCTGGTGGTGACACTTCCTGTAAATCAAataagtgaagtgacatacggctaggtatggtgacccatactcagaattcgttctctgcatttaacccatccaaagtgcacacacacagcagtgaacacacacacgcactgtgaacacacacccagagcagtgggcatttatgctgcggcacagtcttgggtttgagtctcgggccggccacgactgaggtacccttgagcaagggtacctcagtcgtggccggcccgagactcaaacccgcaaccttagggttaggtttcaaactctctaaccattaggccacgacttcccccgtGGCTAAATAAATGCCTAATATATTTACTTTCTTAATGCTTTATGTTAAATCACATTTGGCCACTATACCATTGTCAGGATGTCCTCCTTTTTGACCTCAAGAACTCCATCCATCATATTATCCAATGCTCGTTCTCTGATATTGTCCCCCTATCCAGTAAATAGAGAGACACTAAAGATCATTTTTGTAAGAGATCATTTTAAAGATTAATGACACATAATTTCCATATTATCCCAATCATGTTTTGTGGCAATTTAACTGACAATAAAATGCAGAACATTCATTTTTAACTCACTATtagaaatctaaaaatatagGAAATGAGTAGAAACTTGGCATAACAGTTACTTTTTTATACCTTTTCCTGAAGCTGCCTCTGCTCCTCTTCATTTctctgctcctcctccttctgcCTCTGCTCAGGTGTCAGGCACTTCTCAACCTTGATCtagaaacatacacagaatCTCAGGCACTGATTCAACTGTCCAGAGACGTAAAACAAGATTCAAATAACAGCCATCTCAACACTAGCAATAAACCTTTGATTTTCAGATTTAATTTTCTCTCTGCACATTTCTCAAACAAACCACTGAGCTAAACCGACATGTAATAAATGCTTGTCTTGACCTGTTTCCTGAAACAGTAGTATCCACTGCTAAAGCCAGATTTTAAATTTCGTTGTGGGAGCAATAAATTATGCAAAATAGGCATGAATACTAGGAACCACAGGACATAGGGTTAAATTCAGTTTTAAACTGTGCAGAGCAGGTTCAGGGTAAGAGCCATGTTCTTACCTCAGAGTCAGAGACAGTAAGAATTCTCTCTGGTCTCTCATTGTCGGACAATATGGGCTCCCAGAGGGTCTTCTGCAGGTCCAGCTTACTCACAATCTCTGCaatgtgcttgtttttgtctCTTATGCGGCTGATCTCTTGCTCCTTCTGCTTGTAAACAGCCTCAAACTCTGTGTTAAAAGCTGTTTTCACTTTGTAAATAACATCctagaattaaaataattcaaatatacagtaatttgATATACAATGTGTAGATTTTAGTTtttcaaattttacatttaaaatattctttgtttttagcattttgtttctttataattACTTATAGTTAAAAGTCAAAATACAATGAGGACATCACCTGTATCAGGATGATCTGGTTAATCTTTTGGTCTTTTGTACACAGGCTGAATTGGCTGTATAAGTAAGGGTTAGAACCTCCATACTGAGTGCTCAAACTACTTGTTAAAGCTGACATCGCTACCTCATACCCTTTATCCTCCTTGACTTCCTCTTTCTCCAATGGTGCTGTGCTGTTCTCTTGCTGAAAGAATGACAGAAGACATGTATGATGAAACGTTTGCATTTTACTCTCTTCAGCCTTTAGAAACTGCATATTAATGTTGTCGTATACATACAACCGTGTCAGCCTTTTCCATCTTACGAATGGCCTCTACCCTGTTAAGCTCTTCTACCTCCATTGCAGTGTGGTGCTTCATGGGAAAGTTATCCACTTCACAACCTGAGTGGAAGGCCTGAGGGGGTCAAATATTAATAAGAGCATCTACAGAAATTATATGcacttaataaaataatcagaatagATTAAAATATCAAACCCATGTAATTTTTTTAGACTTTCTGTGTAAAAAGTTGTAAATAAAAGACTCAAAGCCATTTTACCTTAATAGACTTCCTTTTCATGCTCATGGAGTCCCAGTACTTTTTCTTCAGAACGTCTTGCAGATAACGTTTTTCCAGGTTCTCCAGCTCAATCTCCTTTTTCACCTTATATACAACAAAGTGATTGCTTATTCCAGtacaaaaaaattctattaatatgttttattaGAAATGTCCTTAATAGTATAATAGTAAATATCCATAATAGTAGAAATTGAGCACTGCCAAAGTGAGAGGTTTGTAGGTATTTAGGTTTAAAATGGCCTTtcactttaaacaaataaaataaagctataCTTCCTTTACCTTGGCGGCCTCCTGCTCTCCTACCACTTGGAGACTCTGTTGCTCATCCACATCCAGGTTAAACTCCAGCTGCTCCAGCTTCTCCATTTCTGGCAGCTTCTCATTCTCCTCCATTATAGCCTGGAACTGGCAGCAAGGAAACGAGTTATGAGTTGTTCTTAtccacattaaatattaaatattactcaTATGACAGCGCAGCACCAAACTCtcaggaaaaaatgttttttatatgaATCATCATAAATGATTCAGTATCTACCACAAAACTATTAGGattggtgtgtttttataaaggtCAGGAATATTAGTGAAACAGATGACTTCATGAACAGTGCAATACAGCTGGTTGAATCTGTGTGAAAATGCAAGATAAATGACACTATCCTTTACACtcatttacaaataattcaGAACAGTTAATTATAGTCCTCTATGGAATTTAATTTAAGTCAGTTTTGTTTGCTCACAACCATACTGATGAGATATTCATAGAATTTCCCTCAAATAGCAATGGAAGTGTCtctcaattcattcattcattcatcttctaccgcttatccgaactacctcgggtcacggggagcctgtgcctatctcaggcgtcatcaggcatcaagacaggattcaccctggacggagtgccaacccatcgcagggcacacacactctcattcactcacgcaatcacacactagggacaattttccagagatgccaatcaacctaccatgcatgtctttggacagggggaggaaaccggagtacccggaggaaacccccgaggcacggggagaacatgcaaactccacacacaaggtggaggcgggaatcgaaccccgaccctggaggtgtgaggcgaacgtgctaaccactaagccaccgtgccccccgtgtcTCTCAATTATGTTAGAAAATTACAGAATtttgctgtttgctgtttctTACTTTCTCTTGAAGTTCTTCTACACTCTTCTTAAGACTCCTCATGGTCTCAGCATACTGCTGGCACTCCTCTTTGAGAACCTGTAAAGACATCAGACTTCTAGATATTCTGTTGAAGGGCAAGTGGGTGATTGCGAtgtcacacagatacacagtttGCTTAAGATTTGTGTTAGGTAGTGCAAATATacaagacattttaaatattctatGAATTTATCTCGATTGAATTTAACGAGTTTAACACAATGTTAAACTGATGGCAGATTTTCGATCTGGGCCAAAACTGTATGGAACAGGGTACACTTTTATAAATTATGGGTAGTCCTAAACCTAAAACCCATAATAAAATGTCAGTTCCTTAAAAATTATGAAAGCACAAATACAATGTAATTATCTCCATTTGTCACCATAATTCCAAGCTGCTTTAATGTGACATTAAAATCACAACATTCTGCACTGATCTTAAAAtcctattttgtttttctgttagaTATGTACTTTATAAAATGCATTGAATGACAGCTTTAGAACACTTACTGTATTTAGTTTATTATCCAACCATGTGAAATTGCATGGAGTTGCAGAAGGCAGACTCTTATAACCTTCATTCTTGTCTGTTATATCATTTGTTCCTTGGCTCCCATTACTGAccttaaataacaataaaaaatatgaatttttagGATCATTGTCATATTCTTGCAAATACATGCATCTCTGAAcagctttaaaatgtctttgtaacataaaaaatgtattacgtATGTAGCTGATTCTGCACTGAAAtggaatttaaaaaatctttgaCTTTTAGCTTTTAACTCCCATGCCAGCCTACTACTGTAATATTTTCCCTTTAGACATCTGCACAGCAAAATTTTATGTTTGCAAAAAGCCTAATGAAAAGTAATGTGAACACAACAAAGCAGTAATATATCATGTAATACAATGTAATATATAGTCATGAAATACAACACAGCATTTCTGTACCTCTGCTGGTGCCTCTGATGGCGGTTCCCAGTCAACCATGTCACTGAGGATGGGATTCTCTTTGGACAATTTATCTTCAAAGTTAACCATCATATACTTGCTGTCCTGGGTATGTCCAGCcatttttaaactgttaaaatgTGAATTTCCACACCTTAGGTACAATGGTTTCAAAATTTTCATCCCCCAGAAAATAAATAGAGGTTTACAAAATAGATACAATTCTATCTAATAGCAAAAATTTCTACCTGAGCCTGCTGCAGACCAGAGACCCATCTCGGTGGCCTGTAGTGATAAGAGTCTGACTGCCAGGGGTGAAAGACACAGACCGAACTCCTCCCAACCACCAAGAGTGGCACTGCTTTTGCACATAAGTATCCTGAATGAAATAGTACAAAATGTAAGAAGACTGCACTCCTAAATGTGTGTAAAGTCTGCCAAAATGTTCCAACCATGATATTACCAGAGTGGCAATGTCATAGATGCGAATCAGCCCATCTCTGCCAAAAGACGCCAGCCAGCTCTGAttaagtgagagagacagcaatGCAGGGCCAATAGGATGACCCTCTACCTCCTTTTCTGGAGTCAATCTAACTACTTTCTGGTTGCTAGACACCACGCACTGTAAATCAAATGAGAAATACTCaataaatgttagaaaaataaCATGTCTTCAGTGTGGCCCTTATTACAGTATGTCCTAATAGTCCTTATTTCTCGCTTAATAAAACTTCACAGCACTGCACATACCACTGGTAGATGAAATCTCTGTAGAACTTTCTTTTTGTGACAATAACCAAAGATTGTTTTGGTACCCAGAACACATGACGAAAGAGAGTGCGGGATCTCATACATGCAGGTTTGAGAGATAACTTGCTCTCGTAGGTGGCCTCGAGCATCTACACAGTTTGCTGTATCTAAGAACAGGATGTCATTCAGTAACACTGATTTGAAAACTATTATTCTTTCCTTACTTGTGTTGTTTTCAGTAAAATGTACCTGAGATCTGCTGTATAGACAATGACAGAAACATAATCAGATTCCCTTCCTTAAGTTCCTTATCTGTCCTGTTCTTCTCACTGTTAGAGAGCACCAGCACATCTACCGTCTTGCTCTCTACCTGGTACTGGGTtgacagactaactgtgtcacCCATAGCATCTGACAAGaatgagaaaatgtaaataaaatgtgtcaGAAATAGACTTACGATTACAAAAAGCTTTATAAAGGAGCTTAAAATTACGGCTTTAACGTACCGATGTATCCAATAATCTTAAATGCTTTAGATGGTCTTGCATCTAGAAAGAATATATGTGAATCAAATGCTCCTGTAATCAAGAAATTGGCTCCTTGGTCGAAActgttaaagaagaaaaaaaatttactacacaataataattttataaataattcaattaaaatcaACAGTCCGTTAAAAGTTTAGACATAATGACAACACTTACACTAAATGCTCTACTGGCACATGGTACAGATGGACATTGTGAACCAGTCGAGGTCTCTGTGATCTTGTCAGGTCCACAAACAGGACATGGCCTGTCACTGCTCCTACAGCAACGTACTGTGCTATTGGGCAACATGCCAAGCATGTCACCTGTATTCACAATACAAGATTTATAACATAGTCACATACAGGATTCTTACTGTCCCCGTGTCACTAATAAGAACATCATAGGTGTATTGTTAggtagagggggaaaaaaaacaaagtatgtTGGAATGTTGCTAACTTTTGTCTGAAGCGAGATGGAGGCAATGCAATCTCCATCTTCCAGTGACCACAGCTGCAGCTGTCCAGACTCTCTGAttgactacacacacaaacacacacacaaacacatgtactcGCACATTACATTAAAATTGCATGAACATAGAAatcttaaatttaaaatgtaatcattacaaatattttaaaaagtccTAGTTAGTACTAAAATAGTGAGTGCGAATAAATATTTGGTATCATTTTACCACACAAATGTTCATTTCAGTATATTGTGGAGCAGCAGCGATAAAGTCTCCACACAACACATCCAGAACTTTGTCAACTTCATTATTGAATCCTGGATTGTACTTGTAAATGCGTCCCTAGAAAACACCAAGATTTACAAGgtaatgtttatatgttaatgtttatactgAAAACAGCACATCACCTCTGGttgtttcctataacagcaaacAACCAGAGGTGATGTGCTGTTTTCAGTTTGATCTTACCATCCTAAATTTGATCACCACAAAGGAAGAGGTTGCCACAAAGTGTTTAAATCCTTTTAAAAATCCTTTATAAAACTATTTTCAAGTTATGATGTACTTAATGATGTAAgaacaatttattatttgtttaaagttcTGTAACAATGCCACCTACAATTCCCCCCCTCAGGTCAATAGAATACACCATGCTGGAATATTGAAGCATTTCTGGGTGAAGCACCGGCAGTTTTATAAACATCACTTGATTGGAAGTTCAGGGTTAAAGCCCCAGCAGTGCCACTATTgggtccttaaccctcactgctccaggggttcTGTATCAGGGGTTCTGCTCTCTGACCCCAAGTcattgggatatgtgaagagcCAATAccattgtcttttgtgtactgacCTTTGCTTGTTTATCTAAAAACTTAAAAACCCAatatagttatttttttatattgggcctgcagtgttgtaatgtaacagagtacaaatacttcgttactgtacttaagtagaaatttcacgtatctgtactttacttcgctatttaaatttgtcaactttcacttttactccactacatttcctagataaaatgtatacttttactccgatatatttccactaagcatcttcgttactcgttactacaaaataaaatcagaagaagtgtgtgcgactgcaataagggaggtttggcgaatcactctcctagattgcattacgctccgcacgctctatttcagcgtaatgttgccaaaggaggaggaagcacaactgaaaccgccatggaagcacctactggaggacctcctgttatcgtagacgaccaccccgacgatagttgTGAACTCgttgaacagggtgaagaagataatgTTATACACCAGTGGCCATATTTGCAAGacatgtttctgtacattggaatgaaagattcttcctactggatgaagtgcctcttatgcctaccgaaaatcactgaaattttactttttacttttacttcaaatacttaagtacattaaatatcagaaaattacttttgatacttaagtacagtatatatcagatactttaagacttttatttgagtaatattctaaaaggtaaccttcacttctaccaaagtctttttctagtacaatacttgtacttttactcaagtattgctttctagtacttgtACTAGTACTTCTAGTATACAACACTGATTGCCTGTTTTTGCCTGCCTTACTGgatttgtttgttgtctttttgtgCATATGGAATTTAATTCTTCCTCCTTTGTAAATCCCTctcacatttaatgttgtggatcATCTACAAAACAAGTTACAACTTATATTACAACAGCTGTTCCTTCAACAGCCTTATtcctttttattaaatttaataaatccATACAAATGCAGATTGTTGTTCTATTAAGAGAGCAGAAAGTCCTGTGTTCTGAAGATTTTCCCATGCCttacaatataaacaaaaaatactaTTACAAAGTGCggacatttaaatgttaaataaataaatccttacaGAGGCTTTACAAAAGCAGTGATTAGACATAATCTTTGTCAGAGCATGGTTTTAATCtctttattattagtcttagatTGCAACTTAATAATCAAAATTTGGCGATAATTTACCACAGGGGCAGTGATAGCTAAGTGATCGTGATCCAAATCCATCACTGCCACAGTGCTACTGCtaggtccttgagcaaggcccttaaccatatctgcttagttgtataaatgagataaatgtaggttgttggataagagcatctgctaaatgctgtaaatataattttgtgTAACACAGATTTGAGAGCTGTTCTAGCTGCAAGTACAAtgcatatgtttatattatattaatgttatttatatattttatcttttgtATAGTGACTCATTCAATGCAACTTTGTATTGTGGTGGttctacataaaaaaatatgcaattCTTGACATAATGAAGTTTTATGCAGGTTTATTTCCAATGTCAAGCCTTATGTAACAGTCAAATAACAGGATGGAGGGCTTTGCAGTTTTTCcaatgaatgttttattataacagcactTCTATTGTTTTATTCCCCATAAATCCAAAGTCTGCCAAAAACAATAGAACAAATTTTGTGAATAAAAACCCATGTTACTTACAGTGGTTGAAGACAGCAGCAATGTTTCATAGTCAGGTGAAAAGCACAAACTTGAGATTGGTTCCAATAAAGTCAAAGTTTCCACCACTTCTACTTTG
The Tachysurus vachellii isolate PV-2020 chromosome 6, HZAU_Pvac_v1, whole genome shotgun sequence genome window above contains:
- the cfap43 gene encoding cilia- and flagella-associated protein 43; the protein is MDNSGSLEVRWVQGFTSSKVAFLDEKTACYVCGNYIVFLNVETKTRKVLQSPGHGIGVFTANGLYRTLAFSEQKRFPSIFVYRYPELKVKCDLKGEAKLSYTALALSDNAQYLASCSSLPEYTITVWNLERGHSICSNRLAEEDVTTLLFNPVSWQQICTVNPKSLTVWNIERCNEVHIMNPSVIDLSSIDGSVIKKKDDNSYIYTAELTYSGPQMPTSVIAGLIGERADKILGVKPRLSPCAICWSVSSDLYVGTKEGFLLLVNTESLLVSILYNPHTKQSPTDYIESSGTQEGSFQSMALHSKEVFATGPDGVLQMLRIKENKVEVVETLTLLEPISSLCFSPDYETLLLSSTTGRIYKYNPGFNNEVDKVLDVLCGDFIAAAPQYTEMNICVSIRESGQLQLWSLEDGDCIASISLQTKVTCLACCPIAQYVAVGAVTGHVLFVDLTRSQRPRLVHNVHLYHVPVEHLVFDQGANFLITGAFDSHIFFLDARPSKAFKIIGYIDAMGDTVSLSTQYQVESKTVDVLVLSNSEKNRTDKELKEGNLIMFLSLSIQQISDTANCVDARGHLREQVISQTCMYEIPHSLSSCVLGTKTIFGYCHKKKVLQRFHLPVCVVSSNQKVVRLTPEKEVEGHPIGPALLSLSLNQSWLASFGRDGLIRIYDIATLDTYVQKQCHSWWLGGVRSVSFTPGSQTLITTGHRDGSLVCSRLSLKMAGHTQDSKYMMVNFEDKLSKENPILSDMVDWEPPSEAPAEVSNGSQGTNDITDKNEGYKSLPSATPCNFTWLDNKLNTVLKEECQQYAETMRSLKKSVEELQEKFQAIMEENEKLPEMEKLEQLEFNLDVDEQQSLQVVGEQEAAKVKKEIELENLEKRYLQDVLKKKYWDSMSMKRKSIKAFHSGCEVDNFPMKHHTAMEVEELNRVEAIRKMEKADTVQENSTAPLEKEEVKEDKGYEVAMSALTSSLSTQYGGSNPYLYSQFSLCTKDQKINQIILIQDVIYKVKTAFNTEFEAVYKQKEQEISRIRDKNKHIAEIVSKLDLQKTLWEPILSDNERPERILTVSDSEIKVEKCLTPEQRQKEEEQRNEEEQRQLQEKGDNIRERALDNMMDGVLEVKKEDILTMEVSPPEYVLKPELQWTEEERRNYKEHQRKLKELSEEKEKYRKTLEAEMKKLQASINDGTHAFDEILSKLFERKVKSEMSVYQEELKITSLFHSIIIEEEMLDMEEELISRLEKAQTVKNQIVETLNDLREDVEAFRETYEDAVAEDKLLDSGFRKEFFEVPGHIVDQLYKLYKRRPRIQIIRTQSDKTELLKDSHVLSQAATEGPSKMVKAMEELDSPQNMPEVLDPVVWERFCLARRTKVESEQKVKKKALILAEMQTFLQKRIDEEEKAQMEIKNLVDHLNFLREERLRFSSNVMVQLLLKQGHVELETGDFTAEYSDSWLLHCSVVEDLNNSIRALGEETITNMVECKDLHKGNIQQEWKHKRMSMQTEDLKNNARDIQMLHLSNEVQEHLTETDHENRMFKKVSSLEKTISLQDETYTKNVEGCKKLIKELNRQAKAKKENTAALDLQLSNLQVTVVERRNIYESTAMDENQEREAKQHYQKILQRKKLVDLAKAQDIDIDILSTKLECMRMKTFPSLSQ